A window of the Parvularcula bermudensis HTCC2503 genome harbors these coding sequences:
- a CDS encoding TRAP transporter substrate-binding protein: protein MWSRRRFLTTGALGSTAALAGCDCADRCAAPGTIPGGEERIRSRALKMVTTWPKDFPGLGQAAKDTASFISMMSGGAITVDVYAAGELVGAFDSFDAVSSGSADLYHGADYYWTAKSRAYPFFTAVPFGMTATEQLAWIEGADGQDLWDELAAGFGIKPFPAGNTGHQMGGWFRREVNTLDDLIGLKIRMPGIGGEVMRRAGATAVTIPGGELYQSLQSGAIDAAEWVGPWNDLASGFYREAKYYYWPGFHEPGAQLSIGLNLEVWEDMTAAEKLLIQNAARAANNLSIGKFQALNAKALDILVKEHGVQLRRMPDDVLAALAAATRDVLEEIAAAGPLERRIYDSFRESLTQSLRWNAISDAAYLAVRRELLGD, encoded by the coding sequence ATGTGGAGCCGTCGACGCTTTTTGACGACTGGAGCCCTCGGCAGCACTGCGGCCCTGGCCGGCTGTGATTGCGCCGATCGATGCGCCGCCCCGGGGACGATCCCCGGCGGCGAGGAGCGTATCCGCTCTCGCGCGTTGAAGATGGTGACCACCTGGCCGAAGGATTTCCCCGGCCTTGGCCAAGCGGCAAAGGATACCGCCTCTTTTATTTCGATGATGTCGGGCGGCGCGATCACCGTCGATGTCTATGCCGCCGGCGAATTGGTCGGCGCTTTTGATAGTTTCGACGCGGTATCGAGCGGAAGCGCCGATCTTTATCACGGGGCTGATTATTACTGGACGGCGAAGTCTCGCGCCTATCCTTTCTTCACAGCCGTTCCGTTCGGGATGACGGCCACCGAGCAACTGGCCTGGATCGAAGGGGCCGACGGCCAAGATTTATGGGACGAACTTGCCGCAGGGTTCGGGATCAAGCCCTTTCCCGCGGGCAATACCGGCCACCAAATGGGGGGCTGGTTCCGTCGCGAGGTCAATACGCTGGACGATCTGATCGGCTTGAAGATCCGGATGCCGGGGATCGGCGGCGAAGTGATGCGACGAGCGGGGGCGACGGCGGTCACGATCCCTGGCGGCGAACTTTATCAATCCCTGCAATCCGGGGCGATCGATGCCGCCGAATGGGTCGGCCCCTGGAACGACCTCGCCTCGGGCTTTTATCGGGAGGCGAAATATTACTACTGGCCCGGTTTCCACGAACCCGGCGCGCAGCTCTCGATCGGGCTCAATCTTGAGGTGTGGGAGGATATGACCGCCGCTGAAAAGCTCCTGATCCAGAACGCTGCCCGGGCGGCGAACAACCTCTCCATCGGTAAATTCCAGGCCCTCAACGCCAAGGCTCTCGACATCCTGGTCAAAGAGCATGGCGTCCAACTCCGACGTATGCCGGACGATGTTCTCGCCGCGCTAGCCGCCGCCACCCGCGATGTGCTTGAGGAAATCGCTGCGGCGGGGCCGTTGGAGCGCCGGATCTATGACAGTTTCCGCGAGAGCCTGACCCAGTCTTTGCGGTGGAATGCGATTTCCGACGCGGCCTATCTGGCCGTTCGGCGTGAATTATTGGGCGACTGA